The nucleotide sequence CAGTTTGATatgatttatttaaaataatctgATGCTGCTGTCTCCACCTGGTGGTTTGCGTACGCCACCGTAGCAAACTCTGGATTCAGCTTTACCATCGGTGAATATACCACTACCACTCATTTCCCTCATCTTAGATTTGCTTAGTGACTTTTCGGAAGATCCAGGAGGAGTAACAGCGTCTCCCTTGAAAATGCCATTGCCAGTCAACTCCGCAACTTTCtggttatgtattttttttactgGCTTCACAACAGGTTCTCCGCCAAAGAAGATACTGCTTTGACCACCAGCAGGCTGCAAAATGCACAAGAGATATGAGATCTATAGTAGCTAAAATTCCAAAACAGGGAAAATAAGAAGAGTCAATGCCAACTCTGAACGTTAAATCGACAACACACGATAGCATTTGAGATGCTAAGAGTTAAAATCGACCTTTAGACTGACTAGAGTTTGAAACAGAAACAAGTCTTAATAGGTAACTTACATTAGAAACCTTGACAGAGTTACGCACAGTTCTTGGGGCAGGTACACCCATGTCTTTGCTTTCTTCGTGCTCCAATGACCGTGCAACAGTCACTGATCTTGGAGGAACTTCTATGGGAGGTCCAAAGATATTACTTCCACTAAGTTCCTTGCTTTTTGCATCTGATAACTGCTTTTTCACCTTGATGCCTAACTTGTTTTCTTGATTACCACTCAGCTCATGCTGCTTTTCCACTTCTGTTAGAGTGATTGGCGTCTTCTCGGAGATCTTTTCTTCAGTACTAAATGAAAGCTCATCAGTCTTGCGTTcttcattttcattcagttcGTCCTTTTCCACTTCTGTTAGAGCGATAGGTGTCTTCTGAGAGATCTTTCCTTCAGTACCAAATGAAATCTGGCTTTTCCCTTTTGCACCTTGCTACAATGGCAttgtaaaatttgatcaaattgatATTCACTGATTTGCCAACTATGTAGCCCGCTCGTATCGCTAGTCCTGTGCGGAAATACCACAACATACACAATGTAATCCCACAagcggggtctggggagggtggagtgtatgcagccttacccctaccttttgaAGGTAGAGAAACTGTTTCTGATAGAACCTCGGCTCAAGTAAGGcataacaaaaaaacaaatatgtAAAGCAAATACAGAAACTAAGAAGCCATGTTGGAAACAATCAAGAAAAGATCGAgtagcaacaacaaataatacaatAACTGCAGCAACGAAAAGAACGAGCAGCAACAAGTAACAACAAATAATATGATAACTGAAGCAATGACAATAACAAGTAGCactattaaaatagaaaaatacgataGTATGAGAGTAATAATTGAAATAgaaatactgatactgagattcGACAATGCTCAATTTCCTACTAACCTAGTCAGTGCGGTAATAAGTTTTCTTAAATAAGAGGAAACTAGTACCTGAACGACCCGCACAGATGTCCTGATGTTAGCATTACCGTTAACAGTTCTAGATTTTAATGTACCATCTTCACCACCGGCAGAAAATATATTGCTGCCACTCATCTCCTTCAGTTTATACCCTGAAGAAGGTTTCCTGAAGATAGAAAGTTTCAACACCCTTTTTGTTATATAGTAACAGATAACACAAGTGGCGGTACTGATCAAATACGCAAAAAGATTTGAACCAAAGACCAAAGAGAGGCATGCACATCCTGATcgatgaaaaggaaaaaaaaatggatAATAACACCTCTGCTCTAtcgtactccctccgtttaaaaaagaacgagctactttcttttttagtccgtttaaaaacgAATTACCCCTTTCCTTTTACGACaattctttaatttcaactttccacataacatgtttaggaccacaagattaaagggtattttggtacatttgacacaactttaatttaaggccacaagatttaaaagttttctttattttcttaaactttgtgtcaagtcaaagtaggtcattctttttcaaacggAGGAACTATATTTTAACCAAAACTATGATCAACTTACTAGCTAGGAAAAGAAACAaggaataacaaaaaaaaatcatctttattgaatactcaataaaattgcgaaaaaaaaattgcattacttctatatgaaagaagaaaaaagatataaGATTATTTCAGA is from Capsicum annuum cultivar UCD-10X-F1 chromosome 5, UCD10Xv1.1, whole genome shotgun sequence and encodes:
- the LOC107852958 gene encoding uncharacterized protein LOC107852958, producing the protein MEKSTPARNSRTCTANLLTWSSDVPPPSSSSARAPHNTNGIGKVLFGGEITDEEAESLYKRKPSSGYKLKEMSGSNIFSAGGEDGTLKSRTVNGNANIRTSVRVVQQGAKGKSQISFGTEGKISQKTPIALTEVEKDELNENEERKTDELSFSTEEKISEKTPITLTEVEKQHELSGNQENKLGIKVKKQLSDAKSKELSGSNIFGPPIEVPPRSVTVARSLEHEESKDMGVPAPRTVRNSVKVSNPAGGQSSIFFGGEPVVKPVKKIHNQKVAELTGNGIFKGDAVTPPGSSEKSLSKSKMREMSGSGIFTDGKAESRVCYGGVRKPPGGDSSIRLF